Proteins co-encoded in one Thermochromatium tepidum ATCC 43061 genomic window:
- the trpD gene encoding anthranilate phosphoribosyltransferase translates to MELKDAIARCIERRDLSSDEMMAVMRTIMTGGATPAQIAGFLVALRMKGETVTEIAAAAAVMRELATGVDLSGLDHRVDIVGTGGDGVGTFNVSTTSMFVAAAAGCHVAKHGNRSVSSTSGAADVLEAAGVRLDLSPEQVARCVREVGVGFMFAPSHHSAMKHAIAPRRELGVRTLFNILGPLTNPARVPNQVLGVFDAELIEPLARVLQRLGSRHVLVVHARDGLDEISIADTTDVAELCDGEVHRYSLRPEDFGLRCAPLDRIRVSGPEESLALMQSVLAGEPGPARDIVRLNAGAAIYAAGRAGSLAEGVMLTAQLIDNGEAQGRLERLIALTKGFD, encoded by the coding sequence ATGGAGCTCAAGGACGCCATCGCGCGTTGTATCGAACGGCGTGATCTCAGCAGCGATGAAATGATGGCCGTCATGCGGACCATCATGACCGGTGGTGCCACGCCGGCTCAGATCGCCGGTTTTCTAGTCGCGCTGCGCATGAAGGGCGAGACCGTGACCGAGATCGCCGCCGCCGCCGCCGTGATGCGCGAGCTGGCCACCGGGGTTGATCTCTCTGGACTGGATCACCGGGTAGACATCGTCGGGACCGGCGGCGATGGCGTGGGCACCTTCAACGTCTCGACCACCAGCATGTTCGTCGCCGCCGCCGCCGGCTGTCATGTCGCCAAACACGGCAACCGCTCGGTCTCCAGCACATCGGGTGCCGCCGATGTGCTAGAGGCCGCCGGTGTCAGGCTTGATCTTAGCCCCGAGCAGGTCGCCCGCTGTGTGCGCGAGGTCGGGGTCGGATTCATGTTTGCACCCAGCCATCACAGCGCCATGAAACATGCCATCGCGCCCAGGCGCGAGCTGGGTGTGCGTACCCTCTTCAACATCCTGGGACCGCTGACCAATCCGGCGCGGGTCCCCAATCAGGTGCTGGGGGTCTTTGATGCCGAGCTCATCGAACCGCTCGCCCGGGTGTTGCAACGACTCGGAAGCCGGCACGTGCTGGTTGTCCATGCCCGCGACGGTCTCGACGAGATCAGCATCGCCGACACCACGGATGTGGCCGAACTGTGCGACGGCGAGGTCCATCGCTACAGCCTGCGGCCCGAGGATTTCGGGCTCCGGTGTGCGCCGCTGGATAGGATCCGCGTCTCTGGCCCGGAGGAGAGCTTGGCGCTGATGCAAAGCGTACTCGCCGGCGAGCCAGGTCCGGCGCGCGACATCGTGCGGCTCAACGCCGGCGCGGCCATCTATGCTGCCGGACGGGCCGGGTCGCTCGCCGAGGGTGTAATGCTAACGGCTCAGTTGATCGACAATGGCGAGGCCCAAGGGCGTCTGGAACGCCTGATCGCCCTGACCAAGGGGTTCGATTGA
- a CDS encoding type II secretion system F family protein yields the protein MAVATTTKAKPKPKPEEARIFIWEGTDRRGARLKGESRATDINTVRADLRRQGVNPISVKVKPKPLFGSGKRKITSQDLSVFTRQLATMMSAGVPLVQAFDIVGRGHENPKMQDIILAIKQDIESGTAMSVALAKYPIYFDDLMCSLVAAGEQAGVLDVLLDKIATYKEKTESIKGKIKKALFYPAAVIVVAIVVTVVILLFVIPQFKELFTSFGADLPAFTLMVIGLSDIIREWWWAFIFGLAALSYAISSAFKRSRAFREMVDRLSLKIPIIGPILNKAAIARFARTLSTMFAAGVPLVEALQSVAGATGNAIYQEAVLKMRENVATGQSLQLAMRQLDLFPHMVVQMTAIGEESGALDDMLGKVADFYEEQVDNAVDALSSLLEPMIMVVIGGLVGSLVVAMYLPIFKLASVV from the coding sequence ATGGCCGTTGCCACCACGACTAAAGCGAAGCCAAAACCCAAGCCCGAAGAGGCCAGGATCTTCATCTGGGAGGGCACCGACAGGCGCGGGGCGCGGCTCAAGGGCGAGTCGCGCGCCACCGACATCAATACGGTGCGCGCCGATCTACGTCGCCAGGGCGTCAACCCAATCAGTGTCAAGGTCAAGCCCAAGCCGCTGTTCGGCAGCGGCAAGAGGAAGATCACGAGTCAGGATCTCTCGGTCTTCACCCGTCAGCTCGCCACCATGATGTCGGCGGGTGTGCCCCTGGTGCAGGCCTTCGACATCGTCGGGCGCGGACACGAAAACCCGAAGATGCAAGACATCATCCTGGCGATCAAGCAGGACATCGAGAGCGGTACGGCGATGTCTGTTGCACTGGCCAAGTATCCAATCTATTTCGACGATCTGATGTGCAGCCTGGTCGCGGCCGGCGAGCAGGCCGGTGTGCTCGATGTGCTGCTCGACAAGATCGCGACCTATAAGGAAAAGACCGAGTCGATCAAGGGCAAGATCAAAAAGGCGCTTTTCTATCCGGCCGCCGTCATCGTGGTGGCGATCGTGGTCACCGTGGTCATCCTGCTGTTCGTCATCCCCCAGTTCAAGGAACTGTTCACCAGCTTCGGCGCCGATCTGCCGGCCTTCACCCTCATGGTCATCGGCCTGTCGGACATCATCCGGGAGTGGTGGTGGGCATTCATCTTCGGGTTGGCGGCGCTCTCCTACGCGATCAGCTCGGCCTTCAAGCGCTCTAGGGCCTTCCGCGAGATGGTGGACCGGCTCAGCCTCAAGATCCCGATCATAGGCCCGATCCTGAACAAGGCGGCCATCGCCCGCTTTGCGCGCACCCTCTCGACCATGTTTGCCGCCGGTGTGCCCCTGGTCGAGGCGCTACAATCCGTGGCCGGGGCCACGGGCAATGCCATCTATCAGGAGGCGGTGCTGAAGATGCGCGAGAACGTGGCGACCGGTCAGTCGCTGCAACTGGCCATGCGGCAACTCGATCTCTTCCCACACATGGTCGTGCAGATGACAGCGATCGGCGAGGAGTCGGGCGCGCTCGACGACATGCTGGGCAAGGTCGCCGATTTCTACGAAGAGCAGGTCGATAACGCGGTTGATGCACTGAGTAGTCTGCTGGAGCCCATGATCATGGTGGTGATCGGCGGTCTGGTCGGCAGCCTGGTGGTGGCCATGTATCTGCCAATCTTCAAGCTGGCCTCGGTCGTCTAG
- a CDS encoding anthranilate synthase component II: protein MLLMIDNYDSFTYNLVQYLGELGAEVKVVRNDELGVEEAVALAPERVVISPGPCTPHEAGISVDLIKRLAGQVPILGVCLGHQAIGQAFGAQIVRAPEVMHGKTSPVHHTGLGVFTGLPDPFEATRYHSLVIAPETLPDCLEVTAWTQGPDGTRECIMGVRHRRLPIQGVQFHPESILTEQGQRLLENFLEDR from the coding sequence ATGCTGTTGATGATCGACAACTACGATTCCTTCACCTACAACCTGGTGCAGTATCTCGGCGAACTCGGTGCGGAGGTGAAGGTCGTGCGCAACGACGAACTGGGGGTCGAGGAGGCCGTGGCGCTGGCGCCCGAGCGGGTCGTGATCTCACCCGGACCCTGCACCCCGCACGAGGCCGGGATCTCGGTGGACCTGATCAAGCGCCTGGCTGGCCAGGTGCCGATCCTGGGCGTCTGTCTGGGCCATCAGGCGATCGGTCAGGCGTTCGGCGCACAGATCGTCCGGGCACCCGAGGTCATGCACGGCAAGACCTCGCCCGTCCATCACACAGGTCTGGGCGTCTTCACCGGGCTGCCCGATCCGTTCGAGGCCACCCGCTATCACTCGCTGGTGATCGCCCCCGAGACCCTGCCGGACTGTCTAGAGGTCACGGCCTGGACCCAGGGCCCGGACGGGACGCGCGAGTGCATCATGGGCGTGCGTCATCGCCGCCTGCCGATCCAGGGGGTGCAATTCCATCCCGAGTCCATCCTCACCGAACAGGGCCAGCGTCTGCTTGAAAACTTCCTGGAGGATCGCTGA
- a CDS encoding putative nucleotidyltransferase substrate binding domain-containing protein, whose protein sequence is MDVELIEIQEFLASHPPFDQLPEETLARLPRRLSVRYFRRGTPFPPEVPDPPCIYILRRGAVELRNMRGELVGKLAEGDLCEQHCRGTEDEPRLQCRTVEDTLVYVLPCSDLNELRATHPAFAEHFEQSTSRRLRKALDVVIESPPTGHGLMTVRVRDLIRRAPITTGPETSIREAARLMSEHHASSLLIMDGERLVGLVTDRDLRNRCIAVGRPTDQPVRSIMTETLTTVDVDTLGFQALITMTRLNIHHLPVIEDGRVVGLISSTDFTRLQSANAIYLVGDIHRADSIETLAQIGNKIAELQIHLILGGATATQVGQAISAITDAITLRLIELAEARLGAPPVPYAWLLGGSQGRREQSVHSDQDNALLISDEAKPEDEGYFAALARFVNDGLNACGFVYCPGEVMASNPKWRQTLRVWNKYFSNWILKPEPMALMLSSVFFDMRSLRDPKGLCEELHERIIEKSRANRIFIAYMAANALKNRPPLGFFRNIVLIQGGDHDHTFDIKHRGLIPIIDLARVYALSAGILENNTNERLQAAAERGALSRDGAANLIDALELIATLRMRHQAEQMRKGQPPDNFLAPDALSPLERRHLKDAFVLINTMQEALGQRYQTGRFT, encoded by the coding sequence ATGGATGTTGAACTGATCGAGATCCAGGAATTTCTGGCCAGTCATCCGCCCTTCGATCAGCTGCCCGAGGAGACGCTGGCGCGTCTTCCACGCCGTCTGTCGGTGCGCTACTTCCGTCGCGGCACGCCCTTTCCGCCTGAGGTACCCGACCCGCCCTGCATTTACATCCTGCGTCGCGGCGCGGTGGAACTGCGCAACATGCGCGGCGAGCTGGTCGGAAAGCTGGCCGAGGGCGACCTGTGCGAACAACATTGCCGGGGCACGGAAGACGAACCACGACTCCAATGCAGAACCGTCGAGGACACGCTCGTCTATGTCCTGCCCTGCTCGGATCTGAACGAGTTGCGTGCGACGCATCCCGCCTTTGCCGAACACTTCGAGCAATCGACCTCGCGTCGGCTGCGCAAGGCACTCGACGTCGTCATCGAGTCGCCACCAACCGGCCACGGGCTCATGACGGTGCGGGTGCGCGACCTGATCCGGCGTGCACCCATCACCACAGGCCCAGAGACCAGCATCCGCGAGGCCGCGCGCCTGATGTCCGAACACCATGCCTCCTCGCTGCTGATCATGGACGGCGAGCGTCTAGTCGGCCTGGTCACCGACCGCGATCTGCGCAACCGCTGTATCGCCGTCGGGCGCCCGACCGACCAGCCGGTGCGCTCGATCATGACCGAGACCCTGACTACGGTCGATGTGGACACGCTCGGCTTCCAGGCACTCATCACCATGACCAGGCTCAATATCCACCATCTACCTGTGATCGAGGATGGGCGGGTCGTGGGACTGATCTCCTCGACCGACTTCACCCGCCTCCAGAGCGCCAACGCCATCTATCTGGTCGGTGACATCCATCGTGCCGACTCCATCGAGACCCTCGCGCAGATCGGGAACAAGATCGCCGAACTTCAGATCCACCTGATCCTGGGCGGGGCCACCGCGACCCAGGTCGGACAGGCGATCAGCGCCATCACCGATGCCATCACCCTGCGTCTGATCGAACTGGCCGAGGCCAGGCTCGGCGCCCCCCCAGTCCCCTATGCCTGGCTCCTGGGCGGGTCGCAGGGCAGGCGCGAGCAATCCGTGCATTCGGATCAGGACAACGCGCTCCTGATCTCCGACGAGGCCAAACCCGAGGACGAGGGCTATTTCGCCGCCCTGGCCCGCTTCGTCAACGATGGACTCAACGCCTGCGGTTTTGTCTACTGCCCGGGCGAGGTCATGGCCAGCAACCCGAAATGGCGCCAGACGCTGCGCGTCTGGAACAAGTATTTCTCCAACTGGATCCTCAAGCCCGAACCCATGGCGCTGATGCTGTCGAGCGTCTTTTTCGACATGCGCTCGCTGCGCGATCCCAAGGGGCTATGCGAGGAACTGCACGAGCGCATCATCGAGAAGTCGCGCGCCAACCGGATCTTTATCGCCTACATGGCCGCCAACGCGCTCAAGAATCGTCCACCCTTGGGCTTCTTCCGCAACATCGTACTGATCCAGGGCGGCGATCACGACCATACGTTCGACATCAAACATCGCGGCCTCATCCCCATCATCGACCTGGCGCGCGTCTATGCCCTCTCGGCCGGGATCCTCGAGAACAACACCAACGAGCGGCTCCAGGCCGCCGCCGAGCGCGGTGCCCTGAGCCGCGACGGCGCGGCCAACCTGATCGACGCGCTCGAACTCATCGCCACCCTGCGCATGCGCCACCAGGCCGAACAGATGCGCAAGGGTCAGCCGCCCGACAACTTCCTCGCGCCGGATGCGCTCTCGCCACTCGAGCGCCGACACCTGAAGGATGCCTTCGTCCTGATCAATACCATGCAGGAGGCGCTCGGACAGCGTTATCAGACTGGGCGGTTTACCTGA
- a CDS encoding NYN domain-containing protein: MSSGFRVGVFVDAENVRYNGGYQMRYDILRRFAARNGGVLQRLNTYMAFDAERAREDPEYKKKAQAYQQMVRDFGWKITAKTVRRYTDENGNITTKANADLDMAVDAMLQAGRLDQVLLVTGDGDFLQVVEALQNAGCRVELIGFKNVSRLLQQRVDAYYSGFLIPDLLPISYEPRNDWGKPGSCVRGVCTKWFPDKGYGFLRFMNQISSNLWITDPREPDSPYISVFCHANEVADEVTEDQLMNRETILEFYVNESEQKDNGLVANNVRLAFSVNR; this comes from the coding sequence TTGTCTTCTGGTTTTCGAGTTGGAGTCTTTGTCGACGCCGAGAATGTGCGCTACAACGGCGGCTATCAGATGCGTTACGACATCCTGCGGCGCTTCGCCGCGCGCAATGGCGGGGTGCTGCAACGTCTCAACACCTATATGGCCTTCGATGCCGAGCGCGCGCGCGAGGACCCCGAATATAAAAAGAAGGCCCAGGCCTATCAGCAGATGGTGCGAGACTTTGGCTGGAAGATCACCGCCAAGACCGTGCGCCGCTACACCGACGAAAACGGCAATATCACTACCAAGGCCAATGCCGATCTCGACATGGCCGTGGATGCCATGCTCCAGGCCGGACGGCTCGATCAGGTGCTCCTGGTCACGGGCGACGGCGATTTCTTGCAGGTCGTCGAGGCCCTGCAAAATGCCGGTTGCCGGGTCGAGCTGATCGGATTCAAGAACGTCTCGCGTCTTCTCCAGCAGCGGGTCGATGCCTATTATTCGGGCTTTCTCATCCCGGACCTGCTCCCCATCTCCTATGAACCGCGCAACGACTGGGGTAAGCCCGGATCCTGCGTGCGTGGGGTCTGCACCAAGTGGTTCCCCGACAAGGGCTATGGCTTCCTGCGCTTCATGAATCAGATCTCGAGCAATCTCTGGATCACAGATCCGCGCGAGCCCGACTCACCCTATATCAGCGTCTTCTGCCATGCCAACGAGGTTGCCGACGAGGTGACCGAAGATCAGCTGATGAATCGTGAGACCATACTGGAGTTCTATGTCAATGAGAGCGAACAGAAGGACAATGGACTGGTTGCCAACAACGTGAGACTGGCCTTCTCGGTCAACCGTTAG
- a CDS encoding prepilin peptidase produces MSVPVWLEPLETNPCLLSTSAVLLGLVLGSFLNVVILRLPRMLEASWRRDCAELLGSDAPAPETDAPPLSLSQPASTCPACGHRIRAHENIPILSYLLLRGRCSACKNRISPRYPLIEGLTALLTLIVVIHFGLTVQTAAALVLTWSLIALAVIDLDTQLLPDAITLPLIWIGLALSLFGVFALPEEAIVGAIAGYLSLWVVFQLFRLATGKEGLGYGDFKLLALLGAWLGWTALPQIILLSALVGALVGIGLILSGRHASDKPLPFGPYLAAAGWISLIWGESINNAYLRLSGLG; encoded by the coding sequence ATGTCGGTGCCCGTCTGGCTGGAGCCGCTCGAGACGAACCCCTGCCTGCTCTCTACGAGCGCCGTGCTGCTTGGGCTCGTCCTCGGCAGCTTCCTCAATGTCGTCATCCTGCGTCTGCCGCGCATGCTGGAGGCCAGCTGGCGACGCGATTGCGCCGAACTCCTGGGTTCCGACGCACCGGCACCCGAGACCGATGCCCCGCCGCTCAGTCTGTCGCAACCGGCCTCGACCTGTCCGGCCTGTGGGCATCGGATCCGCGCCCACGAGAACATCCCGATCCTCAGCTATCTGCTGCTGCGTGGACGTTGCTCGGCCTGCAAGAACAGGATCAGCCCGCGCTACCCACTCATCGAGGGTCTCACGGCGCTCCTGACCCTGATCGTGGTGATCCATTTCGGTCTGACGGTGCAGACAGCGGCCGCCCTGGTCCTGACCTGGTCGCTGATCGCGCTCGCCGTCATCGATCTCGATACCCAACTCTTGCCGGATGCCATTACCCTGCCCCTCATCTGGATCGGGCTCGCTTTAAGCCTGTTCGGGGTCTTTGCCCTGCCCGAGGAGGCCATCGTCGGTGCCATCGCCGGCTATCTGAGCCTGTGGGTCGTCTTCCAGCTGTTTCGGCTCGCGACCGGCAAGGAGGGTCTGGGCTACGGCGACTTCAAGTTGTTGGCGCTGCTGGGCGCCTGGCTCGGCTGGACGGCGCTGCCGCAGATCATCCTGCTCTCGGCCCTGGTCGGTGCCCTGGTCGGGATCGGACTGATCCTGAGCGGTCGGCACGCCTCGGACAAGCCACTGCCATTCGGTCCCTATCTGGCCGCCGCCGGTTGGATCAGTCTGATCTGGGGCGAGTCGATCAATAACGCCTATCTGCGTCTGAGTGGGCTCGGGTGA
- the acs gene encoding acetate--CoA ligase — protein sequence MSEEKVYPVPAEIAAKAHINAEQYAAMYRRSIEDPSGFWSEQAERFVTWSRKWDSVMDYSYQAEDLHIQWFKGGKLNASYNCLDRHLETRGDQVAIIWEGDNPNEDRQISYRELHAEVCRLANVLKSYGVNKGDRVCIYLPMIPEAAVAMLACARVGAIHSVVFGGFSPDSLRDRVLDSECKLVITSDEGVRGGRQVPLKKNVDIALRECPNVTTVIVVRRTGGNVDWVTGRDVWYHEAIAAAAPECVPEEMDAEDPLFILYTSGSTGKPKGALHTTGGYLVYAAMTHQYVFDYQEGEVYWCTADVGWVTGHTYIVYGPLANGATTLMFEGIPNYPDMSRFWNVVDKHRVSIFYTAPTAIRSLMRAGDEPVKKTSRKSLRILGSVGEPINPEAWEWYYRVVGEGRCPIVDTWWQTETGGHLITPLPGATPLKPGSATLPFFGVVPALVDASTGVLIEGEGEGALVITQPWPAQMRTVFGDHQRYVDTYFRQYPGYYFTGDGARRDADGYYWITGRIDDVLNVSGHRLGTAEIESALVLHPHVAEAAVVGYPHDIKGQGIYAFVTPMAGVEPTDELKKELVALVRGEIGPIATVDIIQWAPGLPKTRSGKIMRRILRKIAANEIDSLGDTSTLADPTVVEDLIANRAVK from the coding sequence ATGTCGGAAGAAAAAGTCTATCCGGTCCCCGCCGAGATCGCCGCTAAGGCCCACATCAATGCCGAGCAGTACGCGGCCATGTATCGGCGTTCGATCGAAGACCCGTCCGGCTTCTGGAGCGAGCAGGCCGAGCGGTTCGTCACCTGGAGCCGCAAATGGGACTCGGTGATGGACTACAGCTACCAGGCTGAGGATCTGCACATCCAGTGGTTCAAGGGCGGCAAGCTCAATGCCTCCTATAACTGTCTCGACCGCCATCTAGAGACGCGCGGCGACCAGGTCGCCATCATCTGGGAAGGCGACAATCCCAACGAGGATCGCCAGATCAGCTATCGCGAGCTGCACGCCGAGGTCTGCCGGCTGGCCAATGTCCTCAAGTCATATGGGGTCAACAAGGGCGATCGGGTGTGTATCTATCTGCCCATGATCCCCGAGGCCGCGGTCGCCATGCTCGCCTGTGCCCGTGTCGGTGCCATCCATTCTGTGGTCTTTGGTGGCTTCTCGCCCGACTCGCTGCGCGACCGGGTACTCGACTCAGAGTGCAAGCTGGTCATCACCTCGGATGAGGGCGTACGCGGCGGACGTCAGGTTCCGCTCAAGAAGAACGTCGACATCGCCCTGCGCGAGTGCCCCAATGTCACCACGGTGATCGTGGTCCGACGCACCGGCGGCAATGTCGATTGGGTCACGGGGCGGGATGTCTGGTATCACGAGGCCATCGCCGCCGCCGCCCCTGAGTGCGTGCCTGAGGAGATGGACGCCGAGGATCCGCTGTTCATCCTGTATACCTCAGGCTCCACCGGCAAGCCCAAGGGGGCGTTGCACACCACCGGTGGCTATCTGGTCTATGCCGCCATGACCCATCAGTATGTCTTTGACTACCAGGAGGGCGAGGTCTATTGGTGTACCGCCGATGTCGGCTGGGTCACGGGTCATACCTATATCGTCTATGGGCCGCTTGCCAACGGCGCGACCACGCTGATGTTCGAGGGCATCCCGAACTATCCGGATATGTCGCGCTTTTGGAATGTGGTCGACAAACACAGGGTCTCGATTTTCTACACCGCCCCGACGGCGATCCGCTCGTTGATGCGTGCCGGCGATGAACCGGTCAAGAAGACCTCGCGTAAATCCCTGCGCATCCTCGGTTCGGTCGGCGAGCCGATCAATCCCGAGGCCTGGGAATGGTACTATCGCGTGGTCGGCGAGGGGCGTTGCCCGATCGTCGATACCTGGTGGCAGACCGAGACCGGCGGCCATCTGATCACCCCGCTTCCGGGTGCCACCCCGCTCAAGCCTGGCTCGGCCACCCTGCCCTTCTTCGGCGTGGTGCCTGCACTGGTCGATGCCTCCACCGGCGTGCTGATCGAGGGCGAGGGCGAGGGGGCGCTGGTCATCACTCAACCCTGGCCAGCGCAGATGCGCACCGTCTTTGGCGACCATCAGCGCTATGTCGACACCTACTTCAGGCAGTATCCGGGTTATTACTTCACGGGTGATGGTGCACGCCGCGACGCCGATGGGTATTACTGGATCACAGGTCGCATCGACGACGTGCTCAATGTCTCAGGGCACCGTCTCGGCACCGCCGAGATCGAGTCGGCCCTGGTGCTGCACCCGCATGTGGCCGAGGCGGCGGTCGTCGGCTATCCGCACGACATCAAGGGTCAGGGCATCTATGCCTTTGTCACCCCGATGGCCGGGGTCGAGCCGACCGACGAGCTAAAGAAGGAGCTGGTGGCACTGGTGCGCGGCGAGATCGGTCCGATCGCCACCGTCGACATCATCCAGTGGGCACCGGGTCTGCCCAAGACCCGCTCGGGCAAGATCATGCGCCGCATCCTGCGCAAGATCGCCGCCAACGAGATCGATTCGCTGGGCGACACCTCGACCCTGGCCGATCCGACCGTGGTCGAAGATCTGATTGCGAATCGCGCCGTCAAGTAA
- a CDS encoding exonuclease domain-containing protein, which translates to MAFLTDWTQRWRHRRAPPGPVRDYLARPLPSPRADYRAVEYLALDLETTGLDQRRDLILSVGYVVLHGPEIDLSSARHHLVRIDRSIPESSAVIHQITDDQAAAGKDLPEVLAEVLAALAGRAMIAHCASIERGFLANACKRCWGQTVPLRIIDTQTLAYRTLERRQIPCKPSDLRLHALAGRYNLPRHSAHNALSDALAAAELFLAQAAYRDDGKRLRLSEFLC; encoded by the coding sequence ATGGCCTTCCTGACCGACTGGACCCAACGCTGGCGTCACAGGCGCGCGCCACCGGGACCGGTGCGCGATTATCTGGCCCGACCCCTACCGAGCCCGCGCGCCGACTATCGCGCCGTCGAGTATCTGGCCCTCGACCTGGAGACCACCGGGCTCGACCAGCGCCGGGATCTGATCCTGAGCGTCGGCTATGTGGTGCTCCACGGACCCGAGATCGATCTCTCGAGCGCACGCCATCATCTGGTGCGCATCGACCGCTCGATCCCAGAATCGAGCGCCGTGATCCACCAGATCACAGACGATCAAGCCGCTGCCGGAAAGGACTTGCCAGAGGTCCTCGCCGAGGTGCTGGCCGCGCTCGCCGGACGGGCGATGATCGCACACTGTGCCAGCATCGAGCGGGGCTTTTTGGCCAATGCCTGTAAGCGCTGCTGGGGCCAGACCGTACCCTTGCGCATCATCGATACCCAGACACTGGCCTATCGGACCCTAGAACGACGCCAGATCCCGTGCAAACCCTCAGACCTGCGACTGCATGCCCTCGCCGGGCGCTACAATCTACCGCGCCACAGCGCCCACAACGCCTTGAGCGACGCACTCGCGGCCGCCGAGCTATTCTTGGCCCAGGCCGCCTATCGCGACGACGGCAAGCGGCTGCGGCTATCGGAGTTTTTGTGTTGA
- the pilB gene encoding type IV-A pilus assembly ATPase PilB — protein MAKEAVTLKPSGLAWRLVKDQFISEFQMQTAYQEARSKGRTFVQHLVEEKILDSRRIAVVAAQEFGVPLLDLDAFDLSALPLNLVDERLINKHRALPLMRRGNRLFLAVSDPTNEQALEEIRFNTGLTTEPILVEDAKLGAAIHQAIQAQDTSMVGDFADAELEKLEIEGGEEDDTENPDAAVDEAPIVRYVNKILVDAITSGASDIHFEPFEKFFRIRFRQDGLLREVANPPLNIANRLTSRLKVMSRMNIAERRVPQDGRIKLKLSRNRDIDFRVNTLPTLYGEKIVLRILDSSAAQVGVDQLGFEPEQRKAFLKAIQKPYGMILVTGPTGSGKTVSLYTALNLLNRPEVNISTVEDPVEIQVPGINQVNLNPKSGLTFAAALRAFLRQDPDIIMVGEIRDLETAEIAVKAAQTGHLVLSTLHTNDAPQTLTRLANMGVPPFNIASSVLLIMAQRLVRRLCPHCRQLLDLPRETLLEEGFTDQEIDAGLSIYGPVGCDKCNKGYRGRVGIFQVMPVSEETSRLILEGGNAMQLAEQARREGISDLRTSGLRKVKAGITSLEEVNRVTTD, from the coding sequence ATGGCGAAGGAAGCGGTCACACTCAAACCCTCCGGCTTGGCCTGGCGACTCGTCAAGGATCAATTCATCTCCGAATTCCAAATGCAGACGGCTTATCAAGAGGCCCGGAGCAAGGGACGGACCTTCGTGCAGCATCTGGTCGAGGAGAAGATCCTCGACAGTCGCCGTATCGCCGTCGTGGCCGCGCAGGAGTTCGGTGTCCCGCTGCTCGATCTGGATGCCTTCGATCTCTCCGCGCTGCCGCTCAACCTGGTCGACGAGCGGCTGATCAACAAGCATCGGGCACTGCCTCTGATGCGCCGCGGCAACCGGCTGTTTTTGGCCGTCTCGGACCCCACCAACGAGCAGGCGCTCGAGGAGATCCGCTTCAACACGGGCTTGACCACAGAACCCATCCTGGTTGAGGACGCCAAGCTCGGTGCGGCCATCCATCAGGCGATCCAGGCCCAGGATACGAGCATGGTCGGCGACTTCGCCGACGCCGAACTGGAAAAGCTCGAGATCGAGGGCGGCGAGGAGGATGACACCGAAAACCCAGACGCAGCCGTCGATGAGGCGCCGATCGTGCGCTACGTCAATAAGATCCTGGTCGATGCGATCACGTCCGGGGCCTCGGACATCCATTTCGAGCCGTTCGAGAAGTTTTTCCGCATCCGCTTTCGTCAGGACGGACTGCTGCGCGAGGTCGCCAATCCGCCGCTCAACATCGCCAATCGCCTCACCTCACGCCTCAAAGTCATGTCGCGGATGAACATCGCCGAGCGGCGCGTGCCCCAGGATGGACGTATCAAACTCAAGCTCAGCCGCAATCGCGACATCGATTTTCGCGTCAACACCTTGCCCACGCTGTATGGCGAAAAGATCGTGTTGCGGATCCTCGACTCCAGTGCGGCCCAGGTCGGGGTCGATCAACTCGGCTTCGAGCCCGAGCAGCGCAAGGCCTTTCTCAAGGCGATCCAAAAACCCTATGGCATGATCTTGGTCACGGGCCCGACCGGCTCGGGCAAGACCGTCTCGCTCTACACCGCCCTCAATCTGCTCAACCGCCCCGAGGTCAACATCTCCACGGTCGAGGACCCGGTCGAGATCCAGGTACCCGGGATCAATCAGGTCAATCTCAACCCCAAGAGCGGCCTGACCTTTGCCGCCGCGTTACGCGCCTTTCTACGCCAGGATCCGGACATCATCATGGTCGGCGAGATCCGCGACCTGGAGACCGCCGAGATCGCCGTCAAGGCCGCCCAGACCGGACACCTGGTGCTCTCGACCCTGCATACCAACGACGCGCCCCAGACCCTGACCCGTCTGGCCAACATGGGTGTACCGCCCTTCAACATTGCCTCGTCCGTACTGCTCATCATGGCGCAGCGTCTGGTGCGGCGGCTGTGTCCGCACTGCCGCCAACTTCTGGATCTGCCGCGGGAGACCCTGCTTGAAGAGGGCTTCACTGACCAGGAGATCGACGCCGGATTGAGCATCTATGGTCCGGTCGGGTGCGACAAGTGCAACAAGGGTTATCGTGGACGTGTCGGTATCTTCCAGGTGATGCCGGTCTCGGAGGAAACCTCGCGTCTGATCCTGGAGGGCGGAAATGCCATGCAGCTGGCCGAGCAGGCCCGACGCGAAGGCATCTCGGATCTGCGCACCTCCGGACTGCGCAAGGTCAAGGCCGGCATCACCAGCCTAGAAGAAGTCAACCGGGTCACCACCGATTAA